The proteins below come from a single Strix uralensis isolate ZFMK-TIS-50842 chromosome 8, bStrUra1, whole genome shotgun sequence genomic window:
- the USP24 gene encoding ubiquitin carboxyl-terminal hydrolase 24 isoform X4, whose translation MESEEEQHMTTLLCMGFSDAAAIRKALRLAKNDINEAVALLTNERPGLHYGGYEPMESGQGPPGGHGSPAGGQGPRGGDGDGGGGGGGGFDPPPAYHEVVETEKNDENGNCSGEGIEFPTTNLYELESRVLTDHWSIPYKREESLGKCLIASTYLARLGLSDSDENCKRFMDRCMPEAFKKLLTSSAVHKWGTEIHEGIYNMLMLLVDLVAERVKQDPIPVGLLGVLTMAFNPDNEYHFKNRMKVCQRNWAEVFGEGNMHAVSPISTFQKEPHGWLVDLVNRFAELGGFSAIQSKLNSEDIELGAISALVQPFGVCAEYLNSSVVQPMLDPVIHKMIKYVQNVEEKDLKDKRLVSIPELLSGIKLLCMRFQPDLVTAVDDLRLDILLRMLKSPHFSAKMNSLKEVTKLIEDSTVSKSVKNAIDTDRLLNWLVENSVLSIALEGNIDQAQYCDRIKGIIELLGSKLSLDELTKIWRIQSGQSSTVIENIHTIIAAAAVKFSSDQLNHLFVLIQKSWETESDRVRQKLLSLIGRIGREARVETTTGKVLEVLWELAHLPTLPCSLIQQALEEHLTILSDAYAVKEAIKRSYIIKCIEDIKRSSQHNNPQFVWVVPALRQLHEITRSFIKQTYQKQDKSIIQDLKKNFEIVKLVTGSLISCHRLAASVAGPGGLVGATLVDGRYTYREYLEAHLKFLAFFLQEATLYLGWNRAREIWECLVTGQDVCELDREMCFEWFTKGQHDLESDVQQQLFKEKILKLESYEITMNGFSLFKTFFENVNLCDHRLKRQGTQLSVEKLELIGMDFIWKIAMESPDEEIANEAIQLIINYSYINLTPRLKKDSVSLHKKFIADCYTRLEAASSALGGPTLTHAVTRATKMLTATAMPTVATSVQSPYRSTKLVIIERLLLLAERYVITIEDLYSVPRTILPHGASFHGHLLTLNVTYESTKDTFTIEAHSNETVGSVRWKIAKMLNSPVDNIQIFANDSLLTVNKDQKLLHQLGFSDEQVLTVKTSGSGTPSGSSADSSTSSSNSSSVFSSSYAMEQEKSLPGVVMALVCNVFDMLYQLANLEEPRITLRVRKLLLLIPTDPAIQEALDQLDSLGRKKTLLSESTSQSSKSPSLSSKHQHQPSASSILESLFRSFAPGMSTFRVLYNLEVLSSKLMPTADDEMARNCAKSFCENFLRAGGLSLVVNVMQRDSIPSEVDYETRQGVYSICLQLARFLLVGQTMPTLLDEDFIKDGVEALSSRPFRNVSRQASRQMSICGTPEKSSYRQLSVSDRSSIRVEEIIPAARVAIQTMEVNDFTSTVACFMRLSWAAAAGRLDLVGSSQPIKESNSLFPAGIRNRLSSSGSNCSSGSEGEPTALHAGICVRQQSVSTKDALIAGEALSLLVTCLQLRSQQLGSFYNLPCVADFIIDILLGSPSAEIRRVACDQLYTLSQTDTSAHPDVQKPNQFLLSVVLGAQLPLWSPTSIMRGINQRLLSQCTEYFDLRCQLLDDLTSSEMEQLKISPAAMLEDEITWLDNFEPNRTAECETSEADNILLAGHLRLIKTLLSLCGAEKEMVGSSLIKPLLDDFLFRASRIILNSHSPAGSAAISQQDFHPKCSTADSRLAAYEVLVMLADSSPSNLQLITKELLSMHHQCDPALTKEFDYLPPVDSRSISGFVGLKNGGATCYMNAVFQQLYMQPGLPEALLSIDDDTDNPDDNVFYQVQSLFGHLMESKLQYYVPENFWKIFKMWNKELYVREQQDAYEFFTSLIDQMDEYLKKIGRDQIFKNTFQGIFSDQKICKDCPHRYEREEAFMALNLGVTSCQSLEISLDQFVRGEVLEGSNAYYCEKCKEKRTTVKRTCIKVLPSLLVIHLMRFGFDWESGRSIKYDEQIRFPWMLNMEPYTVSGMARQDSSSEVGDNGRNTDQGGGGSPRKKVAPTENYELVGVIVHSGQAHAGHYYSFIKDRRGCGKGKWYKFNDTVVEEFDLTDETLEYECFGGEYRPKVYDQSNPYPDVRRRYWNAYMLFYQRVSDQNSPVLPKKSRVSVVRQEAEDLSLSAPSSPEISPQSSPRPHRPNSDRLSILTKLVRKGEKKGLFVEKMPVRIYQMVRDENLKFMKNRDVYSSDYFSFVLSLASLNATKVKHPYYPCMAKVSLQLAVQFLFQTYLRTKKKLRADTEEWIATIDALLSKSIDACQWLVEYFVGPEGRELVN comes from the exons ctgttgaCATCCAGTGCTGTTCATAAATGGGGGACTGAAATCCATGAAGGAATATACAACATGCTTATGCTGCTAGTGGACCTGGTTGCAGAAAGAGTAAAACAAGATCCTATTCCTGTGGGCCTGCTTGGTGTACTTACAATG GCGTTTAACCCCGACAATGAATATCATTTCAAGAACCGAATGAAGGTATGCCAGAGAAACTGGGCAGAAGTCTTCGGGGAGGGGAACATGCATGCTGTCTCACCTATATCCACTTTTCAGAAG GAACCTCATGGATGGCTGGTGGACCTGGTAAACAGG TTTGCAGAGTTGGGTGGCTTTTCAGCAATTCAGTCCAAACTCAATTCGGAAGATATTGAACTTGGG GCAATCTCTGCATTAGTTCAACCATTTGGAGTTTGTGCAGAATATCTTAACTCTTCTGTAGTACAG CCCATGCTGGATCCAGTCATTCATAAAATGATTAAATATGTACAGAACGTAGAAGAGAAGGACTTGAAAGACAAG agacTAGTCAGTATCCCTGAGCTCTTGTCTGGTATCAAACTGCTGTGTATGCGCTTCCAACCTGATTTGGTAACTGCGGTAGATGACTTACGGCTGGACATTCTGTTGCGCATGTTAAAATCTCCTCACTTCAGTGCAAAAATGAATTCCCTCAAAGAA GTAACCAAATTAATAGAAGACAGCACTGTATCCAAGTCGGTGAAGAATGCAATAGATACAGACCGATTACTAAATTGGCTAGTAGAAAATTCTGTCCTGTCGATTGCTCTAGAAG GTAATATAGACCAAGCGCAATACTGTGATCGTATAAAGGGAATTATTGAATTGCTGGGCAGTAAATTATCTTTAGATGAGCTCACTAAAATTTGGAGAATTCAG tCAGGACAATCCTCCACTGTGATTGAAAACATACATACCATTATTGCTGCAGCTGCGGTCAAGTTTAGCTCTGATCAGCTCaatcatttatttgttttaatccAAAAG AGCTGGGAGACAGAGAGTGATAGAGTGCGACAGAAGCTGTTGAGCCTGATAGGGCGCATTGGTCGAGAAGCACGCGTGGAGACAACCACTGGAAAG GTTCTGGAGGTACTCTGGGAGCTGGCTCATCTTCCAACATTACCATGTAGTCTTATTCAGCAAGCCTTGGAGGAACATCTGACAATCCTCAGTGATGCCTATGCAGTGAAAGAGGCAATCAAAAGAAGCTACATCATCAAATGCATAGAGGATATTAAGAGG TCGTCCCAGCACAATAATCCTCAGTTTGTGTGGGTGGTGCCAGCACTACGTCAGCTCCATGAAATCACACGTTCATTTATTAAGCAAACTTACCAAAAACAAGACAAG agCATTATtcaagatttaaagaaaaactttgaaataGTGAAGTTGGTGACAGGAAGCTTAATATCATGCCACCGTTTGGCTGCGTCTGTGGCAGGTCCAGGAGGGCTTGTTGGAGCAACGTTAGTGGATGGCCGATACACTTACCGGGAG TATTTGGAGGCACATCTAAAATTTCTGGCATTTTTTCTGCAAGAAGCCACCCTTTACTTGGGCTGGAATCGTGCCAGGGAGATCTGGGAATGTCTTGTGACTGGCCAGGATGTGTGTGAGTTAGATCGAGAG ATGTGCTTTGAGTGGTTTACAAAAGGACAGCATGATCTAGAGAGTGATGTACAGCAACAGCTCTTCAAAGAGAAAATTCTTAAGCTGGAGTCATATGAAATTACCATGAATG gttttagtttatttaagactttctttgaaaatgtgaacCTGTGTGACCATCGACTAAAGAGGCAAGGAACTCAGCTG AGTGTAGAAAAACTGGAATTAATAGGAATGGATTTCATTTGGAAGATTGCAATGGAGTCACCTGATGAAGAAATTGCCAATGAAGCTATTCAATTGATAATAAATTACAGCTATATTAATTTAACTCCTAGATTGAAAAAG GATTCAGTGTCACTGCATAAGAAGTTCATTGCTGATTGCTACACACGATTAGAG GCAGCCAGCTCTGCGCTCGGTGGTCCAACATTAACACACGCTGTTACAAGAGCTACAAAAATGCTTACAGCAACTGCTATGCCTACAGTAGCCACATCAGTTCAGTCTCCTTACAG GTCAACTAAACTTGTAATAATCGAGAGACTGCTGCTGTTGGCAGAGCGTTATGTGATAACAATAGAG gACCTTTACTCTGTTCCCCGAACTATTCTACCTCACGGTGCCTCTTTCCATGGACATCTTTTAACACTTAATGTTACATACGAGTCTACCAAAGATACCTTCACCATAGAG GCTCATAGCAATGAAACTGTAGGGAGTGTCAGGTGGAAGATAGCAAAGATGTTGAATTCACCTGTGGATAATATACAGATATTTGCCAATGACAGCCTG CTAACTGTAAACAAAGATCAGAAGCTACTTCACCAGCTGGGCTTCTCTGATGAACAAGTCCTTACAGTGAAAACATCAGGAAGTGGGACTCCATCAGGGAGCTCTGCAGATTCCTCAACAAGttccagcaacagcagcagtgtaTTTAGTTCATCCTatgcaatggaacag GAGAAATCCCTCCCTGGAGTAGTCATGGCTCTCGTGTGTAATGTGTTTGATATGCTTTACCAGCTTGCCAATCTAGAGGAGCCAAG GATAACGCTGCGAGTGAGGAAACTTCTGCTCTTGATTCCCACTGACCCGGCTATTCAGGAGGCTCTTGATCAGCTTGATTCCCTGGGAAGGAAG AAAACACTGCTATCAGAATCAACTTCTCAGTCTTCAAAATCACCATCCTTGTCTTCAAAACACCAACATCAGCCCAGTGCTAGTTCAATACTAGAAAGTCTTTTCAGATCTTTTGCTCCAGGCATGTCCACCTTCAGAGTGCTCTACAATTTAGAG gtACTGAGCTCCAAGCTGATGCCAACTGCAGATGATGAAATGGCAAGAAACTGTGCCAAgtctttctgtgaaaactttctCCGAGCAGGAGGTTTGAG CTTGGTGGTGAATGTGATGCAGAGAGATTCCATCCCATCAGAAGTAGACTATGAAACAAGACAGGGAGTCTATTCCATCTGCCTGCAACTTGCAAG GTTCTTGCTTGTTGGCCAGACAATGCCTACCTTACTGGATGAGGACTTCATTAAAGATGGGGTAGAAGCATTGTCCTCACGCCCCTTCCGTAATGTCAGCCGACAAGCAAGTAGGCAGATGTCCATTTGTGGAACACCTGAGAAGTCATCCTACCGACAGCTCTCTGTGTCTGATAGATCCTCCATTAGGGTAGAAGAAATCATACCAGCAGCAAGAGTTGCCATACAA ACTATGGAGGTGAATGATTTCACTTCTACAGTGGCTTGCTTCATGCGACTCTcttgggctgctgctgcaggacgACTGGACCTTGTGGGAAGTAGTCAGCCAATAAAAGAGAGCAACTCTCTATTTCCTGCTGGGATTCGAAACAGACTTAGCAGCTCAG GAAGTAATTGCAGTTCAGGAAGCGAAGGAGAGCCAACTGCGCTGCACGCTGGTATCTGTGTGAGACAGCAGTCCGTATCCACCAAAGATGCTCTGATTGCTGGAGAAGCCTTGTCTCTCTTAGTAACCTGCCTTCAGCTACGCAGTCAGCAACTAG GATCTTTTTACAATTTGCCTTGTGTTGCTGATTTCATTATTGACATACTGCTTGGATCACCAAGTGCTGAG ATTCGTCGTGTTGCCTGTGACCAGTTGTACACCCTTAGCCAGACAGACACATCAGCTCACCCAGATGTACAAAAGCCAAACCAGTTTCTCCTGAGTGTTGTTCTTGGTGCCCAGCTGCCTCTTTGGTCACCAACCAGCATCATGAGAGGAATCAACCAGAG ACTTTTGTCCCAGTGTACAGAATATTTTGACCTGAGATGTCAGTTATTGGATGACCTCACAT caTCAGAAATGGAACAGCTAAAGATAAGCCCAGCTGCCATGTTAGAAGATGAGATCACCTGGCTAGACAATTTTGAACCCAACCGCACTGCTGAGTGCGAGACCAGTGAAGCTGATAACATCCTGTTAGCAGGACACTTGAGGCTCATCAAGACTCTCCTTTCACTCTgtggagcagagaaagaaatgGTTG GTTCATCTTTGATTAAGCCATTGTTGGATGATTTCCTCTTCCGAGCATCCAGGATTATTCTGAATAGCCATTCTCCAGCAGGCAGTGCTGCAATCAGTCAACAAGACTTTCATCCAAA GTGCAGTACAGCAGATAGTCGATTAGCTGCTTATGAAGTGTTGGTAATGCTGGCTGATAGCTCACCTTCCAACCTCCAGCTTATTACAAAAGAGCTGCTTTCTATGCATCACCAGTGTGACCCTGCACTTACCAAGGAGTTTGAT TATCTTCCACCAGTGGATAGTCGTTCCATTTCAGGATTTGTGGGACTGAAGAATGGTGGTGCTACTTGTTACATGAATGCCGTCTTCCAGCAGCTCTATATGCAGCCTGGTCTCCCAGAG GCCTTGCTTTCCATTGATGATGATACAGACAATCCAGATGACAATGTGTTCTATCAAGTTCAATCTCTTTTTGGTCATTTGATGGAAAGCAAGCTACAGTATTATGTACCTGAGAACTTTTGGAAG ATTTTCAAGATGTGGAACAAGGAACTTTATGTTAGAGAGCAACAGGATGCTTATGAGTTCTTTACCAGTCTTATAGATCAAATGGATGAGTACCTCAAG AAAATAGGAAGAGACCAAATATTTAAGAATACTTTTCAAGGAATCTTCTCTGACCAGAAGATCTGCAAGGACTGTCCTCACAG GTATGAGCGCGAGGAAGCCTTCATGGCGCTCAACCTAGGTGTGACTTCATGTCAAAGCCTGGAAATATCATTGGATCAGTTTGTTAGAGGAGAAGTTCTGGAAGGAAGCAATGCATACTACTGTGAAAAGTGCAAAGAAAAG agaactACAGTGAAGCGCACATGCATTAAGGTCTTACCTAGCCTGTTGGTGATTCACCTGATGAGGTTTGGCTTCGACTGGGAGAGCGGACGTTCTATTAAATATGATGAACAAATAAGG TTTCCCTGGATGCTGAACATGGAACCTTACACTGTGTCAGGAATGGCTCGCCAGGACTCATCCTCAGAAGTGGGGGACAACGGTAGAAACACAGATCAAGGAGGCGGAGGCTCCCCAAGGAAGAAAGTTGCCCCTACAGAAAACTATGAGCTTGTTGGTGTGATTGTTCACAGTGGCCAGGCACATGCAGGGCACTACTATTCCTTTATAAAGGACAGGAG GGGCTGTGGAAAAGGAAAGTGGTATAAATTTAATGACACCGTTGTTGAAGAATTTGATTTAACTGATGAAACCTTGGAATATGAATGTTTTGGTGGAGAGTATAGACCTAAAGTCTATGATCAAT CTAACCCTTACCCTGATGTGCGTCGGCGCTACTGGAATGCCTATATGCTGTTTTACCAGAGAGTGTCTGATCAGAACTCTCCAGTCTTACCAAAGAAAAGTCGAGTGAGTGTTGTGCGTCAAGAAGCTGAGGACCTCTCACT ATCTGCTCCATCTTCACCAGAAATTTCACCCCAGTCATCACCTCGACCCCATAGGCCCAACAGTGACCGCCTCTCCATCTTGACTAAGCTGGTTcgaaaaggagaaaaaaagggactttTTGTAGAGAAAATGCCTGTGCGGATATATCAG ATGGTGAGAGATGAAAACTTGAAATTTATGAAGAACAGAGATGTATACAGTAGCGACtacttcagttttgttctttcattAGCTTCACTGAATGCT ACTAAGGTAAAGCATCCTTATTATCCATGCATGGCAAAGGTGAGCTTACAGCTGGCAGTCCAATTCCTCTTCCAAACTTATCTCCGAACCAAGAAGAAACTCAG GGCTGATACAGAAGAATGGATTGCCACCATAGATGCACTGCTCTCCAAAAGCATTGATGCTTGTCAGTGGTTAGTTGAATATTTCGTTGGGCCAGAGGGCCGGGAGCTTGTAAA ctaa